The Winogradskyella schleiferi genome has a window encoding:
- the ahr gene encoding NADPH-dependent aldehyde reductase Ahr, with protein sequence MKVNAYAASSAGSDLEKFNYNLPEIGKEHVDIKVHYCGLCHSDLSMINNDWGNSQFPLVPGHEIVGEVIALGSEVKGLKIGDKVGMGWYSESCLHCNQCMDGKQHLCSEAEGTIVGRHGGFADHVRGHWSWVTKLPKGIDMAKAGPLFCGGITVFNPIVLSGVQPTDKVGVIGIGGLGHMALKFLKAWGCEVTAFTSSKDKSEALKKMGAHNVVDSTDSDDLESIAGTLDFILNTTNVKLDWNAFLTTLAPQGKLHTVGAVLEPMEIPAFSMIAGEKSVGGSPLGSIALTRKMLEFCVRHDIYPTVEEFEMENVNKAIKHLHDGKARFRVVLKA encoded by the coding sequence ATGAAAGTAAATGCATACGCTGCAAGTTCGGCAGGATCAGATTTAGAAAAATTCAATTACAACTTACCAGAAATTGGCAAAGAGCATGTGGACATCAAAGTTCATTATTGTGGCCTTTGTCATAGCGATTTAAGCATGATCAATAACGATTGGGGAAATTCTCAATTTCCGCTCGTTCCAGGTCATGAAATTGTAGGAGAAGTTATCGCTTTAGGAAGTGAAGTTAAAGGACTTAAAATAGGAGATAAAGTTGGAATGGGATGGTACTCGGAGTCTTGTTTGCATTGTAATCAATGTATGGATGGTAAACAACACCTTTGTAGTGAAGCGGAAGGCACTATTGTTGGTCGTCATGGCGGTTTTGCAGACCATGTTCGTGGACATTGGTCTTGGGTAACCAAATTACCAAAAGGAATTGATATGGCTAAAGCAGGCCCATTATTCTGTGGTGGCATTACTGTTTTTAATCCTATTGTATTGTCTGGAGTACAACCTACAGATAAAGTAGGCGTAATCGGCATTGGTGGTTTGGGTCATATGGCGTTAAAATTTTTGAAAGCTTGGGGTTGTGAGGTTACTGCTTTTACCTCTAGCAAAGATAAATCGGAAGCCTTAAAGAAAATGGGAGCACATAACGTTGTGGATTCCACAGATTCAGATGACTTGGAAAGTATTGCAGGAACATTGGATTTTATCTTAAACACCACAAATGTGAAACTCGATTGGAATGCCTTTTTAACCACATTAGCACCACAGGGGAAATTACATACCGTTGGCGCCGTTTTAGAGCCGATGGAAATTCCAGCCTTCAGTATGATTGCTGGTGAAAAATCCGTTGGTGGAAGTCCATTGGGAAGTATAGCCTTAACCAGAAAAATGTTGGAATTCTGTGTGAGACACGACATTTATCCAACCGTTGAAGAATTTGAAATGGAAAATGTCAATAAAGCCATTAAACATCTACATGACGGAAAGGCTCGTTTTAGAGTGGTATTAAAGGCTTAG
- a CDS encoding HAD family hydrolase yields the protein MLKAVLFDMDGVIVDTEPLHRKAYYQMFKDVNIEVNDTLYESFTGQSTINICKRLVDHFNLNEVPEILVNIKRKHFKYLFENDSGLVLIDGVLERIKDYHANGIKLVVASSASMPNIERIFNRFNLNQFFMGKFSGADLKRSKPHPEIFIKAAEHTGFIKSECMVIEDSTNGIKAAHAANIFCVGFKSEHSSGQDYSKANIIISDFEEVAYSEVHKFFKH from the coding sequence ATGCTAAAAGCCGTTTTATTTGATATGGATGGTGTCATTGTGGACACAGAACCTTTGCATCGTAAAGCCTACTATCAAATGTTTAAGGATGTAAATATTGAAGTCAACGATACACTTTACGAATCTTTTACAGGTCAATCCACTATCAATATCTGCAAACGCTTAGTCGATCATTTTAATTTAAATGAAGTACCGGAAATATTAGTCAATATTAAACGTAAACACTTTAAATACTTGTTTGAAAATGATTCTGGTTTGGTTTTAATTGATGGCGTTTTAGAACGGATTAAAGATTATCATGCCAATGGTATAAAGTTGGTTGTAGCGTCTTCGGCTTCCATGCCAAATATAGAGCGCATTTTTAATCGTTTTAATTTGAATCAATTCTTCATGGGAAAATTTAGTGGAGCAGATTTAAAGAGGTCTAAACCACATCCAGAAATCTTTATCAAAGCAGCAGAACATACAGGTTTTATTAAGTCGGAATGTATGGTTATTGAAGATTCCACCAATGGTATAAAAGCCGCACACGCAGCCAATATTTTTTGTGTAGGTTTTAAAAGTGAACATTCTTCAGGTCAGGATTATTCGAAAGCAAATATTATCATTTCCGATTTTGAGGAAGTGGCTTATTCGGAAGTACATAAATTTTTTAAACATTAA